A single window of Parabacteroides pacaensis DNA harbors:
- the guaA gene encoding glutamine-hydrolyzing GMP synthase, whose amino-acid sequence MHEKIIILDFGSQTTQLIGRRVRELNMYCEIVPYNKFPENTTGIKGVILSGSPYSVNDANAFKTDLSKIRGKLPVLGICYGAQFLAYSSNGKVESTDSREYGRANLATVNSEDPLLKGIEPGSQVWMSHGDTITELPSTFKIIASTNDVEAAAYQIEGEPTWGVQFHPEVFHTTDGIKLLDNFLNICGCAKDWTPASFIESTVNDLKEQLGDDKVILALSGGVDSSVTAVLLNKAIGKNLTCIFVDHGLLRKNEFENVLKDYEHLGLNVLGINAKEKFYKELAGVTEPEKKRKIIGKGFIDVFDEEARKLKDIKWLGQGTIYPDVIESLSITGTVIKSHHNVGGLPAKMNLKLVEPLRLLFKDEVRRVGIELGMQPHLIKRHPFPGPGLGIRILGDITPEKVRILQDADDIYISLLREWGLYDKVWQAGTILLPVRSVGVMGDERTYENTVALRAVTSTDAMTADWAPLPYEFLAKVSNEIINKVRGVNRVVYDISSKPPATIEWE is encoded by the coding sequence ATGCACGAGAAAATTATTATTCTTGATTTCGGTTCGCAAACCACTCAATTGATCGGCCGCAGAGTTAGAGAATTGAATATGTATTGCGAAATAGTCCCTTACAACAAATTCCCCGAAAACACTACCGGGATAAAAGGGGTCATTTTATCCGGAAGCCCTTACTCTGTTAATGACGCGAATGCTTTTAAAACAGATTTATCGAAGATCAGAGGTAAATTACCTGTGTTGGGAATCTGTTACGGAGCACAGTTCTTGGCGTATTCTTCCAACGGCAAAGTGGAATCGACCGATTCCCGTGAGTACGGACGTGCTAACCTGGCAACCGTAAATAGCGAAGATCCTTTGTTGAAAGGCATTGAACCCGGTTCGCAAGTATGGATGTCGCATGGAGATACGATTACCGAGCTTCCTTCTACTTTTAAAATCATAGCCAGTACTAATGATGTGGAAGCTGCCGCTTACCAAATTGAAGGTGAACCGACTTGGGGCGTTCAATTCCATCCGGAGGTATTCCATACGACCGACGGCATCAAGCTATTAGACAATTTCTTGAATATATGCGGTTGCGCCAAAGACTGGACACCGGCTTCCTTTATTGAATCTACCGTAAACGACTTGAAAGAGCAACTAGGAGATGATAAAGTCATTTTGGCTCTTTCCGGGGGTGTGGATTCGTCGGTTACGGCTGTGTTGCTAAATAAAGCTATCGGCAAGAACCTTACTTGTATTTTTGTTGACCACGGGTTACTTCGGAAAAATGAGTTCGAAAATGTCTTGAAAGACTACGAACATCTGGGATTAAACGTGTTAGGCATCAACGCTAAAGAGAAATTTTATAAAGAACTGGCGGGTGTGACCGAGCCTGAAAAGAAACGTAAAATCATAGGAAAAGGTTTTATCGATGTATTTGATGAAGAAGCCCGGAAATTAAAGGATATCAAGTGGCTAGGACAAGGTACTATTTATCCCGATGTGATCGAATCACTTTCTATTACCGGAACTGTCATCAAATCGCACCATAATGTAGGGGGACTTCCTGCTAAAATGAATCTGAAACTGGTTGAACCACTCCGTCTTCTTTTCAAAGATGAAGTACGCCGGGTAGGTATCGAGTTAGGCATGCAACCCCATCTTATCAAACGTCATCCTTTCCCCGGTCCGGGTTTAGGTATTCGTATTCTTGGAGATATTACTCCTGAAAAAGTACGGATTCTCCAGGATGCGGACGATATTTATATTTCCCTGCTGCGTGAATGGGGATTATATGATAAGGTATGGCAAGCCGGTACAATTCTTCTTCCTGTTCGTTCGGTAGGTGTAATGGGTGATGAGCGTACATACGAAAACACGGTTGCTTTACGTGCCGTAACTTCTACGGATGCTATGACTGCGGATTGGGCTCCCCTCCCATACGAATTTTTGGCGAAGGTTTCAAACGAAATTATCAATAAAGTCCGTGGTGTTAACCGCGTAGTGTATGATATCAGTTCCAAGCCGCCTGCTACGATAGAATGGGAATAA
- a CDS encoding phosphatase PAP2 family protein has translation MINNSILPSKKETLTVTVLTVLFILLTATCVGLRPEHLFMSALFLILFFASRTTRKLAVGLLPFVIFGISYDWMRVYPNYQVNPIDVEGLYNLEKSWFGVNDNGTLLIPSEYFAAHHWLLTDFLAGIFYLCWVPVPIAFGLWLYWVKDRSLYLRYSMVFLFVNLIGFAGYYIHPAAPPWYAINYGFEAVLNTPGNTAGLARFDQLTGLSIFDSIYGRNANVFAAVPSLHAAYMVVALCYAIIKRSHIAVIILFTIIMLGIWFTAVYTSHHYIIDVTLGILCALAGILVFEKGLMKMRWFKNFFNRYYNYIKA, from the coding sequence ATGATAAATAATAGCATATTACCTTCTAAGAAAGAAACCCTTACCGTAACGGTTCTTACGGTCCTTTTCATTTTATTGACAGCTACTTGCGTCGGATTGCGTCCGGAGCATCTATTTATGTCAGCTCTTTTCCTGATTTTATTTTTTGCCAGCCGTACTACCCGTAAATTAGCCGTAGGATTACTTCCCTTTGTTATTTTCGGTATTTCCTACGATTGGATGCGTGTTTATCCGAATTATCAGGTTAATCCGATCGATGTGGAAGGTTTATATAATTTGGAAAAATCATGGTTTGGGGTCAATGATAACGGTACATTATTAATTCCTAGTGAATATTTTGCCGCACACCATTGGTTGCTGACGGACTTCTTGGCAGGTATATTTTATTTATGTTGGGTTCCGGTTCCCATTGCTTTCGGATTGTGGTTGTATTGGGTCAAAGACAGGAGTTTGTATTTGCGTTATTCCATGGTATTTTTGTTTGTGAACCTGATTGGTTTTGCCGGATATTATATTCATCCCGCCGCTCCCCCCTGGTATGCTATTAATTACGGATTTGAAGCAGTTTTAAATACACCTGGAAACACGGCAGGGCTTGCCCGTTTCGACCAATTGACGGGTCTTTCTATTTTCGATTCTATTTACGGCCGGAATGCCAATGTTTTTGCGGCTGTACCGTCTTTACATGCGGCTTATATGGTGGTAGCCCTTTGTTACGCCATTATCAAGAGAAGTCATATTGCTGTTATTATCCTTTTTACTATTATTATGTTAGGAATCTGGTTTACAGCAGTCTACACGTCCCATCATTACATTATCGATGTTACATTGGGAATTTTATGTGCTTTGGCCGGTATCTTGGTTTTTGAAAAAGGCCTGATGAAGATGCGATGGTTCAAGAATTTCTTTAACCGGTATTATAACTATATAAAAGCTTAA